aagccttttatttattttatttggaggctagttactttacaatatgtagtgatttttgccatactttcacatgaatcagccatgggtgtacatgtgtccctatatgcaagacagcaaaagagacacagatgtaaagaacagacttttgtacTCCGTGGGagaagacgagggtgggatgaatttgAGAGATtatcactgaaacatgtatattaccgtaAGTGAAATATATCATCTGTCCAGCTTCGATGCAttagacagggtgctcagggcctgttcactgggacaaccctgagggatgggatgggaagggatatgggaagggggttcagatGAAAATAATCATGGCTGATTAAAGCCTTTTGAAAATATTGAGCCTTTGAATCCACTCATGTTTGATGTCCCTTTTATTTGatattctgtttgtttcttttccacaTGAGCCAATTAGTTGGGTTTCTTGGCTTTGGAACAAAAATTATCTTGGTAGTAAAAAGGGTGCTAATTGTGAAACACATTTGAAACATTTCTAAAAAGCAGAGTTTTGAAATTTCTTCAATAAGAAAGCAGCACATAGTTTGTGAAACAACTGAGGGTCCTGTCAAAACCTACTAATTTGTCTTGCTGAGGGTGGAAGACTGGCTGAAACAAGAAATCATTTTCAACCCCTATTGGAGCCTCTTTTTCTGTAACAGATCAGTGTTACCAGTGTTAGGTCCACAGCTGGAGCCTTGTAGGGGTGAGGAGAGAAGATTTTCCACATTATTTTCTTCTAACCTGGGTTAATTGAGTTCTCTATGCTTTATGCCATTTTCAGTAGGAACTCTACATGAAAGTCAGAGCTGGGTAGAACACAGCAATTGATGAAGGTCTTGTTAAGACTTGCAGAAGTGCTGGATGTGGTGATGTTGTGCTCTCCAAGGCTGGGCTTAGGCCGTCCCACAGGAGTGATGGATGTCTGGGAAAGCAGATGGCTCTCCTTCTTCTGTCCTTGGGTCCCTTGACTCTCCTGCGCACCTGGAGGTGTTGTGTGGAAGGTGGACTGCGGACTCCCCCTTCCCTCAGTCTCCCACCCCTTCCTCAGAGTGTGGGCAGGCCTGTGTCCACTCAAACCCTGGCACTCTCTGACAGCAGCCCCAGGGCCTGTCTCGCCAGTGGACCCACTCACGGTGTGTGTGGGGTGATGCGAAGTGGGCTCTGTCATAGTTTTAGAGTCAGTGCAGTTGTTTCCTGGCCTTGACTGCAAAGGCACATGCTGGCCTTAGTGAGACCCACACTGCAGAATCCCAGTCCAGCTGCAAACTGGCATCACTTGAAGTGCGTCTGTGGGGCTGAAAGGGGGCCTAAGGATGGGGCACCATGGGAGTCTTGGTGATTAAGCCTCCTCTAGTGctccaagagaaggaaatggaaacccactccagtactcttgtccggagaatcccagggacggaggagcctggtaggctgccatctatggggtcccacagagtcggacacgactgaagtgacttagcagcagcagtggtccaGGAGGGAGTCTCCGGGTACCAGACCCCACAGCTGCCACACTTTCAAAGCCTGCTGTGACCACTGGTGCCTATGCTGCAGCCTCTGAGAGTACCTCACCCTTATGTGTGTGTTTGTCGTTGAGGggtgcagtatttttttttagacaaaattttttttttaattttttttctaattttattttatttttaaactttacataattgtattagttttgccaaatatcaaaatgaatctgccacaggtatacatgtgttccccatcccgaaccctcctcccacctccctccccataccatccctctgggccgtcccagtgcaccagccccaagcatccagcatcgtgcatcgaacctggactggcaactcgtttcctacatgatattttacatgtttcattgccattctcccaaatcttcccaccctctccttctcccacagagtccataagactgttctatacatcagtgtctcttttgctgtctcgtacactgggttattgttaccatctttctaaattccatatatatgcattagtatactgtatttatgtttttccttctggcttacttcactctgtataataggctccagtttcatccacctcattagaactgattcaaatgtattctttttaatggctgagtaatactccattgtgtatatgtaccacagctttcttatccattcatctgctgatggacatctaggttgcttccatgtcttggctattataaacagtgctgtgatgaacattggggtacacgtgtctctttcaattctggtttcctcagtgtgtatgcccagcaatgggattgctggatcataaggcagttctatttccagttttttaaggaatctccacactgttctccatagtggctgtactagtttgcattcccaccaacagtgtaagagggttcccttttctccacaccctctccagcatttattacttgtagacttttggatcgcagccattctgactggtgtgaaatggtacctcataatggttttgatttgcatttctctgataatgagtgatgttgagcatcttttcatgtgtttgttagccatataggaaaaaatacttgccatatttaaatgaaatgatgaaatGCATTCTAGTTTTCTGAAATGAGAGAATGTATTTATCATTTTGCTGACAGAAAGCTTAAGGTTCTATTACTTTTAGTAGATGCCAAAATCAGAATCGAAAATACAGTCCAAAGCTACAATCCACCATGAGAAGTTCTATATTACATTTAAACACGAATAACTCAAGAAGCagtttaagtaaaatatttgttTCAGTTAACTTCTGTTCAGCATAATAGTCTGAGCTtgtaggtaaaaaataaaatcatgctcAGCATTCATTCACAGAAGTATAGCGAGTAGACCTGGAGTTAGGATGAATCTGGCTCTGAAGGAATGTTCCTGAGAGCCCCTCTTTCTAGTGCATAAGATTTGTCAGTCTTTGCCAGAGATGTTCATGAATGGGCTGCTTTCCATCCTAGGCAGATTCTCATTCTATGTGATTTCAAGGTAGGGGAGCCTTTGATGGAATCGAaacatttgttttttcacttGATGTCAACAGCCTCAATGtcaggtttctttttaaatattgattttgttAATGCTCATTTTAAGAGTGTCTTTTAACCCAGGAATATTTTCCAACTTTTAAGAAATGGAAGTGAGTGGAAGTTATCAATGTTCCATGACAGAATCAGTATCAGAAATAGTATCACACAGATGGAAAGACCCCAGAAAGTGCTACCAGAAAGCAAagcatttttcattgtttttgaatTTGGAAGAGGCATTGTCAGAAAAtattgtggcggattcatgttaatgtatggcaaaaccaatacaatattgtaaagtaattagcctccaattaaaataaataaatttaaataaaaaataataaagataaaaagagaaaatattgtcatttgaCCTTCTGACAAAGCAATATGAACAGTTTAATTTGAGAAGTATTTAATTTCTTACAATTTCACATGTACTAGCCTTCCCTATAGTAATTATTAGGAAGTGGTGAAGGCAATCTTTGCCAGTGTTTAAAAggagtatttatttttacttatttggctgtctacatcttagttgcagtatgGGAATCTACAGTTGAGTATGTGTGATCTCGTTTtctgaccacggattgaaccaggtcccctgcattgggagattAAAGttttagccaccagaccaccagggaagttcctctgcTAGTTTTTATGTATGGTATTTGTTACTCTTCGTGCCTAGGATAGGTATTAATATTATCCTCACTATATGGATAGGGAAACTAAGGCTCTGAGAGTTGAAGTAGCTTTCTAAAAGTCCAGAGCTAATAAAAGCAGATAAGATAAACTCATGTCTGAAGAACCCCcaattttccttgctttttagAAACAACATGTCATCTCCTTTATGAAACTGACTCACAGTTATAGAAAGGTGGAGGAtctagaaagaaaactgagaaatgaTTTAAAAGAGGGGGATGTGGTAATGGGCTTGAGGGAATAGGGACCTAGAATCACATTTATTTTACTAGAAACCGGGATCAATTCTTTTGGAAATTTTAAGGCTTCCCTCAGGTCTTGCCACTTCTTCatatttgcaatattttctttatttccctaAAATTATTAGAAAggtgtgaaaataataaaaacatcacATTAGTACTAATAGAaaccagggaaggacagggaaggcacCTGGCTTCTGAATAAAGGTGTCAGGTGGAAGGGGGAGGcaacaggaggaagaaaggagatacACATTCCGGTCCCCAAGCAAAGAACAAAGGGAAAATTTTTCTAAGAAGACAGTCCAGGAAGAATGCTGCTGGAAGCTTCAGTGAGAACATGTTCATGGCCCTCAAATTTCAGACTCACAAACACCCAGAATGAGACGTGACACTTAGAAACTGGATGCTGATTATTTTATTGGTAAATTGAAGACAGAGTGCCTTCTTCCAATGTCATGGCTTTCTGAAGGACTGCTATGTTCATACTCATGCTctgaaaagcaaaagaggagataGACACAAAGTGGACAGGTGGTTTCTAATCCTTGCAGGTAACAGTGAAGGGAAGTAGCCAAGAGCCCacatttcccttctcttcttcttccctttcctgtttccttacaaatttcttttgatttgtCATTTTTATGTACCAAATGGATCATGTGGTCTAAAATCTTGCTTTCAAGATAAAAGGTTGTTCTTAGCTTGTTTATCTCTTGGTTGCTATTTAAAGTGTTCAAATATGTATTTACAAAGATGGTTACTGCAACCAATTTTTAActagtgaaaaactgaaactggcctaaatgtccattgataaagCGTTGGTTAAAGAAATCATGGCACAGCCAGACAATGGAAtagcaaaattaaaaagtaaacaaaatgagGATTAAACGGACCCATATAGCTCAATGAACTGTTACGAATATTTTTAACAACTATGTTATTTGAAATAAGCAACCTATTAATCTGCATAAAGTAAGACATCATTTGTGGATAAAATGTATAGTTATGTTTTAAAGGGTGTAAGTGTTTCCAAGAAGATGTTCAAGAGTTAACTGTGGTGGCCTTTGGGGAAGGGAGTTGGAAGGTAGGATGTGGATGCCTTTAAGAGTTAGCCTCATACTTTTCTgtccagttattttttttttaccttgaccATATACTaattgaaaaggaaatattttagctAGATAAATTTAGCAACATAAAATTAAAGTATCATTTAGTAGGGACCCTGGACCTGAGAAGCCTGTCAGGTGGCAACTTGAGAAGAGAAGGTCATTGAACCAGAGGAGTAGGAGAGAAAAGGACAAGGGAGAACGTGCCTGTACTTCCTCATCACCAGCCCACTTTAAGACAGGTGGTCATCGGGGAAAAGGCGATATATGATCCTTGTTTCTCAAAATGGGAATCACCTTGGGTAGCTTGTAATAAATATGAGGTTTTGCTACCTTTTTTAGACTATCTGAATAGAAATCTTTAAAACCTGTGTCCAGGACTATGcaattttcacatattttctgtTGATTCAGTGACTCATTAAAGTGTGAGATCTGTAGGGTTAGGGCCCTTGATGGAGAGTGAGCTGGAGTCGTACCTGTTAATGACTTTCAGATTACTTGGATAGTCAGTCCTCATCTGAACTCTGCTCAGGTTGCTCCTCTGGTGGGGGTGGATTTGGCTGAGGTTCATCACTGGGTGGGGGTGGCCCTGGTGGGGGTGGCCCTGGTGGAGCTTCCTCATCTTCGTTTTCATCATTAGGAGAAGGTGGTGGTCCTCTGCGTTCTCTGTGTTTTCCAGGACGTCGTATGAAAAAATCCTCATCTGAGCTTGAGTCTGAGCTGGTTCTATCTACAGGGTATGGCACAAAAAGAGAGGAACTAGGTGATGGAAGGCTCCCCTCTCATTTTGATCTCTCATAAACTTTTCAGACAGTCCCTTTCTCCAAAACCCATCTCTCAACTACCAGCTTCCTTCCTATTCACTTGTTTTTGCAGTACTCCTGTTCACCCACATACTAGTGACATTGAGTCTTAGTTCTTTGCTCTGGAGAAAAACAATTTGGCAAAAAGGTGATGGATATCTTAGAATTGGCAGACAGTATCTACAAggacagaagaaaagcaaagggatTAATCATGTCAGTTATGCTTCCAGATATATTTTGTGTCACTGACGTAACCTGCCAACTGTGACTCCAAGTCTGGCCTGTGGAGAGTGTATATGGAACCCTCTGGCTCTAAAACCAGGTGGAGCAAAtaataggagagagagagagagagagagagagagagagagagagagagagagaacacgaTGGCCTATACTGGATCTTTAAATAACTTGCCAATTTTAATTAGGTACTGTGACACAGCTgagcagagaaacaggaaaaatgaaCCAGACCTAgcttctttgcattttttctaAACCATACATTTAAAGAGAAGAATActgaggaagaaggaaacagTCAGTGGAGGGGTTGGCTCTCAGTAGGCTGCAGGAGTCAGAATTGTGACTCCTTCCCTTTGTTGTCCTCTCTCAACAATCATTTCTGGCCTGAGGGAACAGGCAGCATAGCCAGTGTCATCCAGGCTAGACATCATGTTAGAGTGTTGCTCGTGGTCCCCAAGACCAAGGTTAGAAAGGATTgcctttatttttagtgtttctaTCACTGATTATAACTCTTCACAAGGTAATGATGATAACAAGACATCGGAGAACTGAAAAGCTgctaatgaaaaaaagaaatatgagggAGGATTAATTGCGACTTACCTAATACGGTTCTCCGAAACTCTTCACTGCTGCTTTCtaggaaaagaagcagaagatgagCCTATATCCTTCAGGGTTCATAATGTTCTACAGTAAAAGGGCACACTCTATATACTCTAAGATATTATAAATTTTCAACTATCATCTCTGATGCCTTTGCAAAAGGAAGAGGATATGAAAGCATGGCAGGGTTATTACTGTGCTGAGGATCAACCTTGAACTCAAAAGAGGCCTTTTTATCCTTCCTAGGATCCCTTAAACCCTAATACTAGTTTAGGTTAAATGCTGGAATATTTCAGTGTTATGTTTTAgtatccttctgccctcaatttatGGAATACTTTACTTATATTAACATGGCTTCTCAAGGTAGAAGGACCAGGAGTAAACATGTGGATACAATCTTGCCATATTGGGCACAACATTCTGAAATACTAAATATTGGTGGGAGTAAAATGAGACCACTGTGCCCTGGAATCCCCATATTTCTATGTAGACACAGAGATTTATTACTTTCATCTCTGTCTCTGAAATATCTCTGAATGGGCTTCACCTCCTCCATCCATCTGGCATCCCCTCGCAAGGCCACTTTCATCCACTGCCTACTTTGATTATCATAGCATCTTCATGAGGGACCTTGTCTGTTCCAGTCTTGTCTTTTTGCAATGCATCCTTCATAGCACAGAGATAAATCTTAATTTATCATTCCTCTGGTTAAAAATTCAGTGCTGGTTTCCAGTCGTACTAAGTTTGAGGCCTTCACATCATAGAGGAGGTGAAGGGCCTTCCTCTTATTTTAAGCACACTGCAGCCATATCTTTCACTTATTTCTCCTCTTTACAAGCTTTCTCACTGCAGTGTGATCCCCCAAGCCCCAGACAGAGTCTCAGCACCATCCCCCTTTATTCTTACCAGAATCTGAGCCTTGAACTGAGCTCAGGGCCAGCAAGGCCACTGAGAGCAGGATCAGTAGCATCTTGGAAGAAGCTCTGGATTTGCTCTCAACTCTGCACTGGGAGAAGCCAGGCAGGTTCCTTTATAAAAGGGATCATAACAATGGTATCTTTGAATTCTATACTGGGCAGATCTTGTCACCGGTTAGACAGGGTTATTGCTGGGACTAATCCCAGCAGGATGGAATGGATAGAATGTTATTATTGTGTCATTTCTAAAAGATACAACATGTGATGTGGGCAAAGCGTTTGAGGGAGAATGTCCAAGCATTCAGCACAGATACAGAACTGCTCTGTCATCAtttgattttcagtctttttggTGAATGCATTTCTTTGTCCTTCCAagtattatttgtgtgtgttttggctGTGATCTCTGGCCTTCATATCATCCAAACTCCatcattttggtatttgtttaCCTATGTATATGATACATTGCAAAACATTTTGATGATAGAGATCATTTCAAGTTATTTATGAAATATATGTGGATAGCATCCTTGGGCACACGTGGACAGCAGAAGGCTGACCCTCAGCATTTTCAGGCCACCAGATATCATCCAGGTCTATCTGGTCCCTGATAGGAAATTATTGGAGTTGTCCAACAAGGTAACCTAAGACATTCTATTCTTTTCAATATCTTAGGACTTACAATAGTTAGTAAAAGCAAAGGCAGACACAAAATCTACAACAGGACTTGTAGGACTGAAGGAAATGAATATACACTCCTTGAATGGAGCATGTTATTCTATATCTCTAGGACTTCTtctcttttctagattctttgtGAGATTCTTTTTGGCTTATTTCtgtgatgaaatatttttaacctCCCTGTCTTCCACTGATAATTTAATAGCCATACTTATGAACTCCCAAAAGACAGTCTTATATTCCTTTCAAATCTTTGGTTTCATTGCCTTGATCTTATATTTTTCAGTGAGTTTACATGTTAGAACATGTTTTCTCAGATTATTCTTAAACACAAGGAATTTTGTCTAGAATATTCTGACACTCATTCTCCCCACTGTCTCCATGAAActtattttttggtattttcaCTCCTTAATCCAGCCACTATATTTAACCTTCATTTGTAGCTTATTTTTTGTTATGCATTTTGGAGGATTTTTGTGTTATTGTTTAATTAAGGCCTATTCTTCACTAGATTTGttgacttttatttaaaaatttcataatGAGGTATTGggtttccaaacttttttttttttttttttttgattacctGCATTCCTCTTTACAGTTGCTAAACTTTTCCTCTGATCTTAACAGGtgagttgaaaaaaaattttttccccatatacATTAGTTTGCTTTAAAATCAGCAATACATTCACACAAATTTCTAGTATCTTATTCTTCTGGCTTCATAAAAAGAAGctttatagaaattttttttttttttttttttggttgctggTACAAACACCACGACAATGAAGATCATGTCTTTGCAACTTTGAGCACAATGATACGAATTTCTCTGGGGAGGCATAGTGTTGGTTAAAATTGTGGATGCCTCTTTTAGCTGGGCAAAACTTTGATTCTTTAATCACAATAACTCTAAACTttagaaagcccagagagaaaGCCTGGCCAAGGAATTGTCTATCAAAATGTGTATTTGTAAATCTCCTGCACTGCTTTCAGTCTTTTGCCTGAGAGTGTCTCCCAGGTTCTGGTCTCCAGCGATGACAGCCGCAGAAGGCATTTCTCGCCATCTCCGTGTCCATGTGTCTGTAGATTCTGCTCACCACTATGTCAGCAGCATAGGGGGGTCTGAAACTTTCAATGGCTCTTCCTCTGaattcaaagagaaataaaaccataacTTCTTCTATATGGAATCTAAAGGAACACATATCTCCCTCCTAGTTGTATGAAGacatggaagaaggaaggaagcagataTCCTTAAAAGAAGGATTTTGTTGAAATGGTTAATGAATGACTCGCTTTTCCTCCAGGTggacttatctttaaaaaaaaaaattatttatttatgtttggctgcactgagtctttgatgtatgtgggctttctctagctacagcaagcaggggctactcttcgttgcagtgtgtgggtttctcattgcagtggattctcttgttgcagaacataggCTCTAGAtccacaggcttcagcagttacaACATGggactcagtaattgtggcacacagattTAGTTGCTCCGCCCCATGTAAgaacttcctggaccagagattgactctgtgtcccctgcattggcaggcagattcttatccactgtgccaccaaggaagtcccatttttgtgtattttatggaGAATACTCTGTATATAACCAGTGTATACCAAAATTTAAATTCTGGGTCAAAATGTATGCAGGTAGCAAGTGTTAACCTCTCAAAGATAACTATGATAATTTAAAGAAATAGGAGCAGTTCATGAAAGTACTGGCTTGCTCACATCCTCTCAAGTCCTTGATAtgttacttttatctttttataactCTAATATGCACAAAAATACTTAATCTAATTGTGTCTCTTCTTGATATCAGCTACAGTTAAATTCCTTTTGTATGATTATTGACCTTTTTAtgtgtccttgtgtgtgtgtacttagagTTCATATCTATCTCTGACTGCTAGAAAGATACATTTTGAATAAAGTATATGAGGCTAAACTGTTCCAAGAATACAGAGTGCAGACAGTATTAATACCTAAAGAGCAATAATCACTATCATTTAAGACAGCAAAGGTCCAATGATCAGACCCCGCCAAAGCCTCTGTAGTGTGTTCCTGGTTGGGTGATGAATCTGAATAAGTGAAGGTCAGATTTCCTGGAGTATGAATTGCTGCCtccaggtttcagcagtacacGAGTCAGGCTGAGATGGCTGTGTGAGTGTAGAGGTCAATGTAAATTAAAGCCGTGCACAACTCCTATGAGTAGGGCCACCATCCATCTCATAGTTTAACAGTTTTCAAGATGACTTCAGAGTAAGGAAGCATACACCCAGGCATGAACACAGCTTTCACCCTTAGCTTCTCAGCTTAGTCTAGGCTGGTTCAGCACATTTCTAGACAAAGAGCTTCAAACTTGAAACAATGATCAAAAACCCATTTGGTTTGGCAATCCTGCTGACAGTCTCTTCTAGCAGCTAGTGTGCCAGGTGTGTaatcatatttattcattttcatattttttgaagTATTCTTATTTTTGGGTTTATCATATGTTATGGATATCTACACAGTGCATGAGATATAGTCTATAAATATTTGCTCCTAGTTCCTAATatgaatgtcttttaattttgtttttgggtttttttaaataaatacttcaaaTTTTGATGTAATtaagcttcttttttcttttatgtctatGTGTTTTATGTCCTGGTTCAGACTGTTTTGCCTATCTTACTACCGTAAACACCCCTATTCCCCATCCCACTATTACATACATTCCCTTCCTGCTTCTCTACTTCAACGTCATATAGACACACATGTGTTTTGAGGCAATAAATCACATTTACCTCTTTAATCCAAAATGGTACTTTTTGTGATTCCTATGTAGTtaagttcactcactcagtcatgtcgaactctttgtgaccccaaggactgcagcatgaaggtctcactgtccttcactaatgccggagtttactcaaactcatgtccactgagtcggtgatgctatccagccttctcatcctctgtcatcccgttctcctcccgacttcaatcttacccagcatcagggtcttttcaaatgagtcagttctttgcatcaggtggccaaagtattggagtttcagcttcagcattaggccttccaacgaatattcaggactgatcccctttaggatggactggttgtagtcaaagggactctctagagtcttctccaacaccacagttcagaagcatcaattcttctgggctCAGCTTTCGTtagaatccaactctcacatccatacagaattactggaaaaaccataactttgactagatggacctttgctggtaaagtcaagtctctgctttttaatatgctgtctagtttggtcataacttttctttcaaggagtaaccgtgttttaatttcatggctgcaatcatcacctgcagtgatcttggagccctcataaataaagtctgccaccgtttccagtgtttccccctctatttgccatgaagttgatgggaccggatgacacaatcttagttttctgaatgttgagctttaagccaactttttcactctcctctttcactttcatcaagaggctctttagctctttttcactttctgccatatgggtggtgttatctgcatatctgaggttattgctatttctcctggcaatctggattccagcttgtgcttcttccagcccagctgtttctcatgatgtactctgcagataagttaaataagcagggtgacaatatacagccttgtagtactcctttcctgatttggaactagtctgttgtttcatgtccagttctaactgttgcttcctgacctgcatacaggtttctcaagaggtcggtcagatggtctggtattcccatctcttgaagaatttcccatagtttgttaggtccacacagtcaaaggctttggcatcgtcaataaaggagaaatagatattcttctggaactcttgctttt
Above is a genomic segment from Bos indicus isolate NIAB-ARS_2022 breed Sahiwal x Tharparkar chromosome 5, NIAB-ARS_B.indTharparkar_mat_pri_1.0, whole genome shotgun sequence containing:
- the LOC109558811 gene encoding salivary acidic proline-rich phosphoprotein 1/2-like encodes the protein MLLILLSVALLALSSVQGSDSESSSEEFRRTVLDRTSSDSSSDEDFFIRRPGKHRERRGPPPSPNDENEDEEAPPGPPPPGPPPPSDEPQPNPPPPEEQPEQSSDED